From the Bacillus thuringiensis genome, the window TTTTGTTTTGATTGATTCATGTACTCCTTTTCCTTCTTTGCTATATGTTCAAGCATCTTGTCATGAAAACCTCGATGCCTTTCTTCATCAAAGTGGTGTTCATAAACTTCAATCGTCTCTTTTTGTTTCCACTTCATATATTTAATAAGTTCATTTTTACGTTGGGCGATTTCTGCATCAGTTTTGGAGATATTATAAATTTCACGCATACTGGTCGTAACAAACCAATGTCTTATTTTGTGTGGGTTTAACCTTATGTCCATCAACGTCATGGCCTTATTCCAGTGCGGATACCAGGTCTGATATGACAAAGGGGTTCCTCGTTCCGTCAGGAACATTGGTGCATCGTTAGGTAGCAAATAAAAATTCCGCCCTGCAGAGTCAAATATTTTCCGTTCCTTGTTGATATATTGAAACAGGAGTTTCGTGGTGTCTTTGCTAAAGCGAAGAAATTTCACCCTACGACCATAACTGCCTTTACTAAATGTTTTAACTTCTTGAAAGGACTTACGGGAACGATAATCTCCAATTGTAAGTTTAATTATTTCGGATACTCTTGCTCCTGTCTCAAATAACAAACGGACGATGACCTTCTCTCGTAATGACCAATTAACTTGATTACCAGCTTGTTTGATTTTATGGTAGAGAAGATGATCATCAATGATTTCAGGTTGCCATTCCTCGTTAATGAGCTTAAAGTAGGAATCTGTCAAACGTCTATGTACAAGCGGGTCTTCCGTTCCGGCCTTATCAGGTAGTCGCGGTTTATTTTCTCTCACACCTTCTGTATTTGCTTTATATTCATTTAATATTGCGTGAGAGTCGATAAGGGGATTGGGATAGCTGTATTGCCTCAGTGTAATCAAGGAGTTGTAAAACGACTTGAGAGCCGAAAGAAAAAGGTGAACTGTATTGGGGCTTCTATTGGAACGATTGATAAAACGAAAAGAATCCTTTTCTCGAACTTTACAAGCCATTTGATCCATCAAATAATCTTCTACAGCAATACGTATGGCTTCTGGAAAATCGCTCCACTGAACACGTTTACCTTGATAAACGCTGTATTTATCCACCCAACTAAAGAATGGTAGAAGGCATTGTAGATAAGACAGTGCCGAACTCTCTGAGATTTTTTTACTGACATCATCATAAAAGTCAGTTAGCGGCAAAAATGGCTCATTACTGACGTTAAATACAAGCAATTTGTATCGGCTTTGTACACCCTTTGGGCAATACAAGTGGTAATAACTATTTTGCATTTTTAAAATCTCCTAATAGACAAAATAAACAAATCATTCTTCTAATCAGTTGAAGAGAGGAAGGTTGGTTTGATATTCATACTGTTTCTAATTTCCTATTACTTCGTAATCATGTTGGGTAAGGTAGTAGATTGGTTTACCTTGCTTCTTTGATAATTTTTGAGGGTGTAGATTGAATATTCGAAAAATATACTTTTATTGTAACTAAAGTACTTGTTACTGTAAATGTGCTATTCATGAAGATGTTGTATAAAGACAATAAAGTTATTTAACTTTAATACCTAAACCAAGCATAACCCCATACTAAATTTAGGACGGGGTTAAAATATAGTTATTTAATTTTCGATATAAGATACTTCACTGTACTCAAAAATATAACAATAAAGTCGTTTGGAAATCTAAGGTTTATTCAACAATAGCGCGCGATTCTGGAAAATTTAAAAAACGTTTATTTTTCTTTTAACATTGAATACTTTTGATAATTTTTATAGAAGCTGATACCAACGAAAACAAGCATAAGGGCTGGAAGCAACCTCAAAAGGACAAATGGAGTTTCAAATAATAATGCTTTCCAAAACAATGCACCTTTCATACTCCAAAGACCTTCAGTTAAATATACACCTGAATTCTTGTAAAGCATATGAAAATAAGGCAATAACAGTATACCAATACCAGATGAATAACCCATCAATCTTTTATAATAATTGCTCTTTGATTGGCGATCCGAGAAGATTTCATTTTGATCATCATCTTCTTTTTGCCAATATCGAGTTCCACTAAGCCAGGGCCCCTGTATATAGTTCCAACCGAAATCTTCATATATCACTCTGTAATCTTTAAACTTTTTCTTTGACAAATAATCTTGATAATCCAGTCGCATCACATATCTCTTGTCGGTTTTTTCGAACGTGTATATTCCTAATCCACTAATATTTGTACAACGATAGCCTTTTTGTAATTGCTCATTCAGCCATTGCTCCTCTTTTTCGATATCAAAAAATATCTTAGCTTTCTTCATTCGATTCACTTCCTTCGTACAGGGATAAAATATGTAATAGCCTATTTTGCTCCATTTTCAAAATGGCACTTCCTTCCGCAGTTATCATATAAACTTTTCTCCGACCTGACTCTCCAACAGATTCAATCCAACCATGCTTATTCAAGTTTTCAATCGCACCGTATAATGTACCAGCTGCTAAAATAACAGTACCGTTACTTATCTTTTCTATCTTCTGCATTACGGCATAGCCATGGAGTGGCTCACGCATAGCTAATAAAATATAATGCATGGTTTCAGACAACGGTAATAATTTATGTTTCATATCCTCACCCTTTATTCAGTTCGACTATATAGTTCAACTTAGTAATAACGTAATACAGTTCAACTGAATAGTCAACAACATTTTCGAAATTAGTCAAAGGAACTTAAAATAAATAGCTTGATAACAAGGGGGAAATCAAGCTAAAAAGTCACTTTCCTTACGTAAGGGAAAGCGACTTTTTGTGTAGTCTTATTCAATTAAATGGCTCAATTGTTGAATAACATGACCAGTATTTTTTAAATAACTTTATTATGTTTTAAACGAATTTATTGTAAATTAAATGTAGTGTAGTGTTTTTAAAATAAACTACAATTATTAAACATAGAAAAAATCCCTGATTTCAATCAAAAAGCAGGGATTTTTGGTATTTTAATAGACTTAGGGAAATGGATACTTATTCAAGAAAAGTTATCCGTTAGGCTAAAAAATATTTATCTAGTTCCATTAACAATGATGTCTGCTCTTTCAAAAGGTTTATGTTCTTCAACATAAATGTCTTCAGAAATCATCCAATTATTTTCCCACATATTACGAGCCTCTTCTCCGTCCCTTTCAAGCCCTCGTGAAAGCCTTGTTTCTCGTGGACAATCAACCCATATTGTAAAATCGTATTTACTTGATAATTCCTCGCGAATAGAATAGACACCTTCTATTATGACAATTCCTCCAACGGGAACAGTATGCCATTCTGCTAAATCATCTGTTTCCCAATCATATCGCTGATAACGTCCCTCTTTGTTTTGACTGATAGGCTCAAGAACTTGATTTAATACACGCCTCCAATCAAAATCAGCACCGATAGGCTTTTTCTCTGGAGGTGTTTTTATAAGTTGTGAGGATGGTAAATAAAAATCATCCATATGTACAACAGTTACATTAGAACATTCATCCTTTAATTTATTTGCGAATGTACTTTTTCCTGAACCTCCACAACCATCTATTCCAATTAACAAGGTTGATTGTTTTTTTGGAATTGAATTAATTAACCTAACCAATTGTTCAATATTATTTAATTCACTTTTTTTCGTTTTGAAATTCACTTATATCACCACTTTTAAATTTGTTAAGTATTAGTCTTCAAACATTTCATCAATCCTGTTTCTTCAACTAAATTTTACAGTTAGCTCAATAATACAGAATCTTGTTTTTCTTCTAATTCATATACTTCATTCCATTCTATTCCACAAGCTGCTGCATGTATTTTCGGATCATATTTCTGGCTACTTTTTAAAATTGTATAGATTAAATTTGCAATTTTACCACAAAGGTGACCAATTGCTTTTTTCTTTATCATTCCTTCTTCCACTTTACGATCATAATATGCTTTAAATACAGTAGGCTTTCGTTTTCCATTTGCTAACATCATCATAGACATCTGATAAAGTACCCGACGTGCATCTCGAACACCACTATATGTCTGTTTAGTCGAGCGTACAGAAGTTCCAGATTGCGAATTTTCAGCCGAAACACCAAGGTATTTCTTAAACTCTTTATATGTATTAAATCGATCTATATCGCCAATAACACCGATTAGAGTACAAGCAATATTTTCACTTACAAAAGGAAAAGAAAGAAGTAACTCTGTGTATGGATGTGGTTCAATTCCTTTTTCGGGATCTCCTCTAAGGAGAGAATGAATTTCCACATCGATAAGTTGAATACTTTCCTCAAGCCGCAAGGCTTCTTCAATTACCCATTTCTGCCTTCCTACTAGATGTTCTACAGGGACAGCCACTGTATAGGGCATAATTTCAGAGAGTGTTTTTGCAGCCCTTTTCGCTACATTCTTAGCTCCAGCTTTAGAAATTGCCTTATAAAGCTCATCTTCCGATGATTTTTTCATGTGGAGACCCGTAGGGTATTCTAATACTAATTTCATTACAGAAGAAGTACCCAATTTTTTAAATGCTTTATTTAAGTCTGGGTGTGTTACTTTTAATAATTGTTGAACTTGATTTTTTCTTCGAGTTAACTGAACGTTTAAATACCATCGATCTCGCATAACCGTCCGGAATAGGGATTGTAAAACAGTTTGAGGTTTTATTAAAGTAACTCCCTGCATGTGAGGGTGGAGTTGCTTATGCCATCCCATATAGGACATTACTTTGGCATCCATTGAATCTGATTTCTCTGAGATACCTAGATTATTCTTACGAAATTCACCAACTGCTTTATTTTCCACTTGAAAGAGTTGATACCCTTCATTCAATAATACTTGCTGAACTAAATAGGAATAATGTCCACCAGTAGGTTCTAAAAGAATTAAGAAATCATCTCTGGTAATATTAAATTGATCTTCTATTTGTTTTAAAGCCTTTAAAAATTCCGCTATTCCTGTGCTATCGGAATTAAATTTCATCGTTTTTGTTCGTTTCCAAGCAATTCCTTTAGGATCTAAAAAAGCATCAAATTTAATACAAGAAGCTACATGAAAGCTAGCCCCAATATCTATCCCAACATAAAACTGATAAAACTTACGAATCTCTTGACCTTTATCATCTGAATGATTCCCATAACTAAAAGGAGTAATCGTATTTTCCATGATTTCCTCTCCGAACAGTAAGCAGTATGATTATATCTGACCATCCAAGTTTCTGTTAGAGCTTAGGCCCAATGTAGCATGTTAGGATTATATCGCCAGATATTTAATCTCAGATTTAATAAAAGAGTCTAGACTCACTAGCTCCATACACTTTTAGAGTTTCAACTGCACACTATTCACTATATTTGTTTTAAAATTTCTCTATATAGTCTATTAAACAGGAATATTCGACATTAACTATAATATTCCTTTTGAAATAATAAAAAACCTGTCGAAATTGACAGGTAATCCGTTAATTTATATTTAATTTAATGTGCAGTGCCATCTTTCTAATTGAATGGAGTGCCTCACATCAATATTAGAGGTCTATGAACAATAGCCCCAGTCCAGTTAATGGTCGGAATCACCTAAAGGTCACTGCACAATTTTATAATATCGCATCTAGTAAAATTAATAAACCAATGTCCTCAAACAACTTTCAAAGTTTCTATAAGAGAACTCACGTTTAATTCAAAGGTACATTGGTTCTTCTTAAATTATATATTAATTATTTTCCTTATTCATTATTATGCATCTTACAACTATAAATTATAAACTTAATTTAGTAGCATGTAGTTCATTAAAATAGTACTTACATTTCTTTAAACACTACAGAAACAACTTTATTATCTCTGGGCAGATGTGTCGTTGTTGTTGTAAATAGATCATATAAGAGTCTATAAAATTAAAAAAGTACACCACTTAATGAAAGTGGTGTATCAATATTTATATAATGTTACACATTATATAAATTCTCTTGTTTTTGTAAGACAGGATAGCTATTGTCATTTCTTTATTTTACAGAGTATCCGTTTGCGTTTTGGATATGCCAGCAACCGTGCGTAGCAAAGGGCGGTAGCAGGTCTTTCGCTTATTTTCTGTTATAATATATCAAAGAAATTAGGTGATTATTATGAACGAAACAATTTGCTTAGAGAAAACCTTAGAAGCTTTTTCTGCGTATTTAAATGGAAAAGGACGAAAACATTCTACAATTCAACGTTATGCATACGATATAAAGGATTTTTTTAAGTGGTTAGAAGTAAATAAGATACTTTTTCATATTAAAACATGGAGTGAACTTTCTGAAGCAGACTATCAGGCTTATTTCTCTGAGTTAGAAAACAAACGAAAATATTCGCAGAAAACAAGACACAGAATATGGGTGGTTTTAAAGAAGTTACATATGTTTTTAGCGATAGATAGCCCATTAGATGATTTGGACTTCTCCTTAATTCCTGATCAATCACTAAGTGATAAGGATTTTATTACCGAAGCAGAAGAAAAACATTTAAAACAAACGATACTTTCAACAAAGGGATTAACAGAAAGACAAGCTAAATATCGCCCTCTTATTATGGATAGAAACGTTTGTATAATAAATTTAATAGTAAACTATGGATTGTCCTTGCAAGAGCTTGTATCGCTTAATATGAGCCATATTAAATTTGCTAGAAACACCATAAGTGTCCCTGGGGAAAATGGAGTAACTAAGTGTGTCTTTTTAACTGATGAAGATACACACCAGCTTTTTAAATACTATACGACCATTCAGGAACCTGTAAGACCTCGACAACATACAGATAATCCACTATTTGTAGCATTTGATTTTAATCGAGGTACTTATCGATGGGTATACGAAAATGATGCCCCCAAAGCGCTGTCTGAGGTTGCTATACAAAAGATGATTCGACTAGAAGTGAAGCGAGCAGAATTAAATAGGCGTATTTCTGCTCAGCAGATGAGAAACACTTTTATTCTCCGTCTTATTAAGCAGGGCTTAACTGAAGATAAGTTGGTAAGCAGAGTAGGGTTTAAAACTAAGATATCTTTAAAAAGATATTATCAATATTCTAATTCAATTTAAAAGAGATAAGAACAACAAATAAAAAGGCGCATTCACAAATGAACTGCACCCCAATTGTTGGACACTAACTAACAATTACTGCTAGCTGCATAATATCTTCCCATTCATACATGTCTTTATTTATCTTCTTAAGAAACCTTGCAACAGAACCCTTCTTCCGCAGTCAAGGGAGGTCATATAAACCTTTATGCTTTTTTAGAAATAATGTGAAGATCGCGGGTTATATTTATACGAGACAGACTGAGGTGAAGTAACTGGATGGTTGCGATTAGGAATAGAAACATCATTTATTTTGGGTATTGTAAGCTTTGATTTTCCAATGGACTCCATACCGCCAATTCCGTCAAATCCGGAGATTGTACTTCCTATGGTTTCGGCCAGATTTACCTTAGTAAGAAAGGGGGTTTTTGAAATTTTCTCAGCAATGAAGACAGGATCAAACATTTGAATATTAACTCTTTTTGGTGAACTAGCAAAGTTCGCACCCGCTTGGATTAATGCTTCAAAAAAGGACATGCAAGCTCCACAAAAGATGATTAAACTATTCTTATCTCTATCGAATTCGCGTGCCTTCTTTGTTGCATTATAATAATGTTTCGAGGAGTCATAGGATTCTAATGACATAGGATTTTCTTGGTTTAATAACCCATCATGCCCTGTAATGACTAAAATATCAGGATTGTGTTGTTTTAGCAAACTTTCAATGTTATCAGCCATTTCAGGGGTGTCTAAATAATATGCGTTAGCTTTAACCCCAAGTTCTTCATATTTTTTTTTGCATTTTTCCATAAATCTTTGGTCAGCGTCGATATGCAAAATAGAACCATGGCTTTGAAAATATTCATTGCTAGGTATTTCTTCTCTATAAAATCGATTGGGATTTTGAAGGGAGGCTCTCCAATTGAAATATTCGATATTTCTTTGATCAGACTCATGCATTATTTGAGTGATTTGTTCTGAGGGTAACTCAGCAAGTTGATTAATTGGACACAGGATAGTGCAACGATTTGTCACCCCTTTAACTTTTGCAACAGGAGGAGATACCTCCACTACTCTCCAAAGATCCTGAACTGGTTGTGCTAGCATAAAAAAACCTCCAGCTGGTTGTGGTGTCATAATTGCAACTACATCACCGACTTGAATAGCCATAAATTTTTCCCACCCTTTCATTGAATATAGTCATTAAGAATTCTGAGAGTCCCATACAATAGAACCGTATGCATACAAACAATATTTGAATATGAGTTTAGAAGCATCTGTATCTATCATAATTTGAGGAGGGGGATAATCCTTTACCGTAATATTTATTTTTCCTCAATTTAATTGTTTAATTCTTTAATTCTCCTGATGATCTATGCTATGTATAAATAAAATGTATGTAATATGTTCTATATAAAAATAGGCATCAAAGCATATCTGTTCGCCAGTTATGTATGAAAGTTTCCTGTTAAGAATATGGGTGATATTCATTAACTAAGGTGTGAGCTAATTTCAGGTTTACTTTACCATTACTTTTATGTGTAAGTGGAAGATTTGAAGTTACAATTGAAATTTCATCTAATCGGACTAGAAAAGTTAATTTTCTTTGAGGTTGTCCAACTCTGCCCTCTGTTTTGAGTAGCATAAAAATTATGTTCAAATGTATTAGATGTAATTTGTCTAGATATAATAACCCAAATGCTATTTGTATTATCTGTGTGTAAATTAATAGTGACTTCTATAGTTTTCTCCCAATCTGCTGTAACTGGTATAAGGATTTCATTCCATGTTTCCCCCTTATTATTTGTATAAAATAAAGTAGGGACGAGTTCATTGTTTGCTTTTTTTGTTAATCCATAAACCCAAGCACTATTAATATCTACCGGATAAATTGATAGAAAAATAGCATTAAGTGGATTTACTACTATCCAATTTTGTCCTGAGTTTTTTGTGTATACAATAGCTTGTCTATCATCATTTGAATATTGAATACCAGCCCATCCAAATTGATTACTTTGCATTTGAATAGCAGTTAATCTAATTTTTTTCAATTTAACACCTCCTTGAGTAATATATGAAAAAAACATTATATACGTTACTAATGATAATCATCAAAGATTCATTTGTTTTTCTTTTTCAGTTTTAAATTTCTTTAATTATTTTTATAACAATTAAGTTTTATATTGAATCTAACTGAGTGTATACTTCCTTCTTAACAAACAGTATAATTCTCCTTTTATAGGTTGATACCTCAAAATGTTTTTTAGTTGATGTACATACTAAAATAATTATGGCTCCTTTTTGCTTGCACATTTGATCAGAAATTAGTATTCCAATCTAAAATTAAAGTAAAGATACCTCTATAAGTTTTGCAGCCCAAATAAGTATTTTTAAGGGGAAAAGTTATAAAAAATTAAATTTTTATATAAATTCATAGAAGATGAAATTTTTTTATCTACGGCATTTCAAATAAGGGGTGATTTTTTGGTTTCTAATTTAATTATTAATGGTGACTTTGAAAAGGGGACGTTCTACCCATTTGTTGCAGGTAATGCAGAAATCGTCAGTACAAATAGTCATTCAGGTATTTATAGTGCCAGCCTAAATGGAGGAATAAGTAGTTCTTTTCTTATTCAAGACATATCTGTATCTCAAAACGAAAGCTATAATTTTTTTATATCACTTGCAAAGATGGGAGGGGCGCGAAGTTCTCCCCTATTAATCCGTATTACTTACTTTAATAATTCTACCTTATTGGAAGTGGGATTAGAAATTATCATTCCATCAGATCGTCTTCCTAGTAATAATGATAATAAGTGGTTAGAAATATACCAAACTACTGGTATTTCTCCACCGCTAGCAAACCGGGCAATCTTATTTATTTATAAGGAAGGACAAGCTGGAAGCCCAAATGTACTTGTAGATGATATATTATTGCAACCTCTTAAAATGTATTCAGTTAATACCGGACCAACCGGATCAACAGGATCAACGGGGGTAACGGGACCAACAGGAGTAACCGGTGCCACGGGGGAAACAGGATCAACCGGACCAACAGGAGCCACAGGAGTAACGGGATCAACCGGACCTACAGGAGTCACAGGAGTAACGGGACCGACCGGACCAACAGGACCAACGGGAGTAACGGGATCAACCGGTGCAACAGGGTCAACCGGAGCAACGGGACCAACCGGAAATACAGGAGCCACCGGAGCAACCGGGGTAACGGGACCAACTGGAATAGGAGAATTAACTTTAACAAATTATCTATACACATATGATACTACCAATCAGGCTGTTGCTGTTGGAAATGCAGTTGTTTTCAATAACAATGGGCCATTAGTAGGGGCAGCTCTTACACACACAGTAGGTACTGCAAATATTGTAATTAATCAAGTTGGCACATATGTAGCAAATTTTACATTAACGGCTGTGCAAGCAAACCAATTTTCTTTTGTGTTAAATGGTGTATCCATCCCAGGTGGACGTTATGGTACAGGAATAAATCGCATTCAAACTACAGGTTCCGTTGCTTTTACTGTTACAACAGTTCCTTCTACGTTGACTTTAGTAAACAATACTTCAACAACTGGAACAGTAACCCTGAGTAATATTGAGGGAGGAAATTTAATAGGAGTATCTGCTAGTATAAGCATTTTCAGGATAGGATAGATAAATTAATATAGAATAAAGCTTCACAAGAATGAATTAATATTTTTATTAAAAGCCTCATTTTGGAAAAAAACTATCCAAATGAGGCTACCTCTTTTATTGCTAAATTTTTTGCTAGTATTCTATAGTTCCTTATATTTTAAGTGATAAGACTGATTAAACCTTATATATAACCGACAGAACAACTGTATTATTCGGGGTGTTTTTTATTTTGGGGGTATGGGTATTTATAACAAGTTTTTCTACCCTGACCTTTCATTCTGCTTTAGAGCACTCCTCCTCTTTTTTTAATGAAAAAAGAGAGTCCCTTTCTATAGGCACTCTCTTATGTATATCCTCTATTTTTAATCAATTACAATTTCATGTATATTTAGTTTGCTTAACTTTTTATTATAGAAACTCATTACTTTTTGAGCATGTTGTATAGCTATTAACCCATCTTGAACAGTAAGGGCTTCAAAATACGGATAACGAATGTCAGTAGCATAACCATTTAGCTGCACGCATTGTTCTAAAATCAATGAGAACTCCTCATCTAATCTACAACAAAATTTATGCAGCATTAAAAGGTTATGAGTTTTAGGGACTGGCCTACCGTTTAGTGCAAGAAATCCTTTTAGGAGTTTCTCCACACATTGTTGACTATGATAACAAATAATTGCAGTGGGGAAAGGTTTCATATCAGATAAGTAAATAGCAGAATCTAAATCGGATTTTGCAATGAATACCCACTCTTTTAGATCCTCAATATTTCTCATATAGGACCGTCCCTTCTAGTGCAATCTTATGTTCCATAGTTACAGTACGACTAGCACGTTCTTGAAACTCTTCTGGCCCATACACTAAAATATCAACTGGCGTTTCCATTACATCGTAAATTCCCCAATTAATACGATTAATGACTTCCCTTTTTCTTTCTCCTACACCTTCCACAACAATACAGAGATCAAAATCACTGTCTTCATTTGGTGTGCCATATGCATGAGAGCCAAAAAGGATGATTTTTTGGACAGAAGATACAGTTTCACGAATCTTTTGCACCAATAGGTCCAATTCTCTTTGTACCTCTTCGTTAATCCGAATCACCCCTCGGATAATGTAATTAAATTGACGTTTAAGTATATTATACATGCGTTTCTCTTCTCCCTGCTATTATATATATTTTTTTTATTGTTTTCTTGTTTTCCAACGTTTTGCAATGCTTGATAACATTCGTAACCTGCTTGAATTCTTATAAGGGGCTAACGTCTGCACTACTATTTCCTCTTTTACTTATTAAAACAATATATGGTACAAGCTTTTTTACTTTTGCGATATTGATAATAATGCTCATTGTAGATATCCCCCTAGTTTTATTTTGAAAGTGTATTCCCTAAGTTTCTTAGATATGAAATTGATAAATTTGTAATCCTATGTACGGTGTACAAGTCAAATGAGTGCATCAATAGTATCGATGCAGCATGGATAACTCCTTCCTCCTGCACAATGGAAATAACATATTGAAGTAAATTCGCCTGCTTAATAAGTGTATGTATATATACTGGATGGGCATTTGAATCTATATAAGTATCATTCCTCTGGCCTTCAAGTGCTTCATATATTTGATTTATCTCTAACTCGCAAATAAATTGAAATAGCTTATAGTCATGATGTGGTTCCTCTAATATTGGCTCAATCTTTGTAAGCAGAAACATGTAATGCTTAATATTTGTAAACATTGCGAATTGGATAGTTTTAAATGTCCTCATAATAAAAGAAGGAGACAAAAAAACATGCCTCCTTTCCGCCCCCTTGTATATTTATTTTAGAAAAATAATCCCGCTTAGATTATAATCTTCGCTAACTCCTGTTATTGAATACTCACCTGCAAATATGAACTTAAGATGAATACAGTAAAAGTTACTTACCGTATTTCTATTTTTCCTATCTCTGTGAATTTATTCAAAAAAAGACATTGAACTAGGTCGTTCAATGCCTT encodes:
- a CDS encoding nucleotidyltransferase domain-containing protein; this translates as MYNILKRQFNYIIRGVIRINEEVQRELDLLVQKIRETVSSVQKIILFGSHAYGTPNEDSDFDLCIVVEGVGERKREVINRINWGIYDVMETPVDILVYGPEEFQERASRTVTMEHKIALEGTVLYEKY